Below is a window of Acidisarcina sp. DNA.
GACCGACGGCGGACTGGTGAAGATCCTCGACTTTGGTCTTGCCCGCCGTATCAATCCTGACGAAGGCGAGTTCGACCCGGCAAAGTCGCGCCGCAAGACAGGGCCCGTCGCAGCGACCTACACGGCACGCGGCGGAACCATTGCCTATATGGCTCCGGAGCAATTTGTTACCGGGCAAAGCAGCGTGCAGAGCGACATCTTCGCGCTCGGCGTGATGCTCTATGAGCTGATCAGCGGACGGCATCCCTTTGCGCGTGCCGATCGGGAGGAGCTTCAGAGCATACGCGCCATCCAGTTTGCGGATCCGCCGCCGCTGGACGAGAATGTGCCGCAGGAATTGAGCAGCGTTATCTTTCGCTGCCTGGAGAAGAATCCCGCGGAGCGCTACTCCTCCGCAGCCGACCTGCGCGAGGCGCTCAAGACGATCATGAAGGCACTGCAGATCGAGACCGGGGTTATCCCTGGAGATGCAGGCGCCAACCTGCCAGTCTCACCGGCAGAGACAGAGAAGCGTGCAACGGGATTCCTCTCCATGCTGGCGGAGCGATTCCGTGAGTCGGCAGACACCAGTTCGAAGCAGAACACGATCCTGGTGCTGCCGTTTGCGAACTTCGGCCCGGGAGAGGTAGCGCCGCTCTATGGTTTTGCGCTGGCAGATTCGATTGCTGCGCGGCTGGCGCGTATTCCGTCGCTCGTGGTCCGGCCATCCAGCGCGTTGATGCCGCTCCCGCTGCAAAAGCTGGATCCGCTTGCGATTGGACAGAAGCTGCTGGTGCAGTATGTGCTCACAGGCAACTTCCTGCGGTCGGAGAAAGGCTTTGATCTGAACTGGCAATTGCTGGATGTGCCCAAGCAGAGCGTACATGCTGGAGGAACGATCAGCGTGCCCTCGTTCGACCTGGTCGCCGTGCAGACGGAGATTTCCAACGAGGTCTTCGCGACGCTGCAGGGCCTCGGGTCCCTGGAGCCGCAGTCCGATAGGGATCGTCAGGTACGCATTGCACCGCTGGCGGAGAATCTTTCCGAGGAGTACCTGCAGGCGCGCGCCATGCTCTCCTCGTTCATGTCCCGCAGCGGCTCGCGCAGCGATCTGGACAAAGCTCGGGAGCTATTCGAGAACGTCGTGGCACAGGACGCGAATTTTGCCCCGGCGTGGAGCGGCCTGGGCATCACGAATCTGCAGTATGTTCGTCATGGCATCGGCGGACAGATGCACGTAATGACGGCACGCCGCGCTTTCGACAAGGCTCTCGAACTGGATCCGGGATCGGTGGAGTCGAATCTCTATCGTGTCTACATGCTGCTCTCCCGCGGCGAGAAGGAGAGCGCCCGTCATGGCATTGAGCACCTGTTGCAGTCAGCGGCAAATGACTGGAATGTCCACCTGGTTGCAGGGATCACGCTGCGCCTGGATGGCATGTATGAAGAGGCGCTTCAGCAGTACAACCGCTCGCTGAAGCTGAATCCCTCGAATGCCCCGGTGATCTATAACCATCGGGCCCGCGTCTACCACTACCAGAACCAGTTGGAGCTCGCCGACGAGGAGTTGCAGAAGGGACTTGCCCTGGAGCCGCGTCATCCGCTGCTGCGTACCTCGCTGGGTTACCAGCAGATGCGAATGGGCAATACCCGCGAGGCGATCAAGATCCTGGAAGAGGTAATCGATGAAGACGACAGCATGCGGATCGCTGTGCCCACGCTGGCGATCTGCTATGTGCAGATCGGCGATCGCGAGCGCGCCGCGATGTTCATCGACGAGGCATCTCTCTCCGCCGCAGAGGCGGACAGCGAGATGGCGTACCGGCTGGCAACTTACTTTGCCGTGGAGGGAGATGAGAGCGAAGCGTTGCACTGGCTGCGGCGCGCGATCTATCTGGGCAATGAGAACTACCCCTGGTTCTCAAGGAATCCGGCATGGAACAGCCTGCATGGGCACTCCGATTTCGAGCGCATCCTGGAGGATCTGAAGAAGTCCTTCCGCCGCAACCAGAAGAACTGGAAGCGCCTGTTGAGCAACGTGCCCGATGGAGCAGAGGGGTAAGCAGAATCGGGCTGACGGATGACGCAGCGGACAGACGTCAGCCTATTTCCTCTGCATTCGGCGCTTGATCTCTTCAGCGGAAACGTCTTCGATGTGCGTCGCCAGATACCAGTTGTGGCCGAAAGGATCGACGACACAGCTCATGCGGTCTCCGTAGGGCTGATCGGTTGGCTTGCGTACTTCCTTGGCTCCCGCCGCCACCGCCTGCGCATGCAGCGCGTCTACATCTTCCACGTAGAGCAGCAGGCCGACGGTGGTGCCCCCATAGTGCCGGGGTCCATAGGCGCCGATCTCCTGATGTTCGTCGGACAGCATCAGGCGGGAGTCGCCGATCTGGATTTCGGCATGAGCGACGCGGCCTTTGTCATCGTGCATGCGGAAGACCTCCTTCGCATGGAAGGCTTTCCCGTAGAACTGAATGGCCTGGTCGGCGCCGTCGATGTACAGGTAAGGAGTGAAGGTGTGGTATCCCGAGGGAATCGCGCTGACTTTGCCGGCAGAGTCTGGGCTCATGGCTTCTCCTCGCTCGCCCTGAATTGGATGCAGGGGAAGGGGAGAGCGTGTTGCCACAAAAAAATAAGGGAGCGCTCTTCGCGCTCCCATCCCCAGCCGGGATCGAATATTTTCAGTTCTGCACTGCTGTAAACGTCATCGGCTCGGTAAGTCCAAAAATGAGCACCGAATCCTTGGGAAGCTGTGCCTGGTGATTCTGCATCAGCATGTGAACCGTGATGATGCCTGCACCGATCGCGCCGCCTACCAGTGCTCCTGTGCCCCCGGCAAACTCTGCGCCAACCACAGCTCCGGCACCTGTTCCCAGGCCATACTCGACGGCATCTTTCTTCAGTTGCGACTTGGTAGTAATGGTGCCTTCGCTGCCCGCTTTCAATCCTCTGCTCTCCGTTTGCAGCACCTCTGCGTGCAGCATGTAACGGGAGCCATCGGGCATCATAACCACGTCGGGACGCAGGCGGATCGTTGGCTTGTTGCGCAGAGTTTTTCCGGCATGCACGGAGACGACGCGGCCACGGACTTCCGATCCCATGGGAATGATGACCTTGCCGGCCTGGGATACGGGAGCCATGACGATCGCGGTGAAGGGATCGCCGACATGCGTCGTTGAGGTGGAGAGAGCCTGCTGCAGTCGAACGCGGAGCAATGTCCCGCTTTCCAGTTCGCCGGGACGTTCAGGCGCCACGTGAACAATGTCTGCATCCGGATTGGTGGAGCGCTCATAGATGCTCGGCTCAAGTGTGGCGGCAGGCGTTGCGGAAGCCACTCTATCTCGCGGAACGTCATTCACGATATCGGCATCGGGATTGACCGCCGGCTTTGCAGGCTGCACCGAGGCGGCAGGCGCAGGCGTAGGTACAGCAGCTGCAGCTACCGGTGCAGGTGCACGCCGGGTCTGCAACACCGGCGTATCCGGAGAAGCCACAATCGTGTCATTGGCAGGTGGCTGGGAGGTGCCCTCGTAGGGGCTAGGCTTGGCATGGTTCTGTGCGCCAGCCGCCTGCGCCAGCAGCGCCACAGCGATCGTGGTGAAAAGAATCGGATTCGAATATCTCTTCATGCATGTACTCCAAAATGTTGGACGTCGAGGAACTGGCTAAGGCGCTATCTCCGGTCGATTCCGTCGAAACACCCCTGATATCCCGCGCTCCTGGGGAGGCAGGGTCCTCCATTCAATCTTAGGGCAGCCTCGGGCAGGGAAGCCGAGGCAGACCGGAGACATTGAGGAGGGGCGCACCAGAAGGGTTAATGCTGAGGATGGTGCCCAATCGCGAAGCCTTTTGCCCGGTGGGGTGTTGGCCCGCCGCCGATGCCCCTGTGACGCGCTTCACAATTCAGCCATCGCCGCTTTGTTAGAATGCCGAAGGACAGCAAAGTATATGGAAGGGGCGCTCCACTGAATAAGCCAGAGAGCTTTATCGAAACCATTGGCGGCGTTGCCGGTGACTTCATTTCCGTGGATCGCCGTCCCAAACTAAAAGACCGTTTACGGCACAAGATTTTGAGGAGTGATATGACAGAGATTGCAGCAATTCGAGCACGGGAAATTCTTGATTCGCGTGGAAATCCGACGGTTGAGGCGGAAGTGGTTCTGGCTGATGGCGCAATGGGGCGCGCGGCGGTTCCCAGCGGCGCTTCCACCGGTGAGCATGAGGCAGTGGAGCTCCGAGATGGCGACAAGTCCCACTACCTCGGCAAAGGCGTTCTGCAGGCTGTAGAGAACGTCGAAAGCATTCTGGCACCGGAATTGATGGGGATGGATGCGGCGAATCAGCGTCTGCTGGACGCGACGATGATCTCCATCGATGGCACGCCCAACAAGGGCCGTCTCGGCGCGAATGCCATTCTCGCGGTCTCGATGGCGGCTGCCCGCGCCACGGCAACCGCTCTGCAAATGCCGCTCTATCGCTACCTTGGCGGCGTCAACGCGTGCATCCTGCCCACCCCGATGATGAATGTGCTGAATGGTGGCGCGCATGCCGACAACAACGTCGATTTTCAGGAATTTATGGTCATGCCGGTGGGCGCCGAAACCTTTGCGGAAGCGCTGCGCTGGGGTGCGGAGACCTTCCACACGCTGAAGGGCGTTTTGAAGAAGCGCGGCTACAACACGGCAGTCGGCGACGAGGGCGGCTTTGCTCCCTCTTTAAAGTCCAACGTGGAAGCGATTGAGGTGCTGCTGGAAGCGATCACTCTCGCCGGATACAAGCCAGGCGAGCAGATCGCGATTGCTCTCGATCCGGCATCCAGCGAGTTCTACGTCAAGGAGACCGGTAAGTACGTCTTCAAGAAGTCGGATAAGACCGAGCTTTCGAGCGAAGAGATGGCGCGCTACTGGGAGAATTGGACCCGGCAGTACCCGATCGTCTCGATCGAAGACGGCCTGGCGGAAGACGACTGGGAAGGCTGGAAGATTCTCACCGACCTGGTGGGGGACAAGGTCCAGTTGGTGGGAGACGATCTGTTCGTCACCAACACGGAACGCCTGCAGCGCGGCATCGAAGAGGGCGTGGCGAACGCGATCCTCATCAAGGTCAACCAGATCGGTACGGTTAGTGAGACGCTGGATGCGATCGAGCTGGGCCGCCGCTACGGCTATGCTTCCATCATCTCCCACCGTTCGGGAGAGACGGAAGACACCTTCATTGCCGATCTGGCAGTGGCCACCGGAGCAGGGCAGATCAAGACCGGCTCGGCGTCACGCACGGATCGCGTTGCAAAGTACAACCAGTTGCTGCGCATCGAAGAAGAGCTTGGCCAGTCGGCGGAGTTCCTCGGTCGCGATTCCGTCAACTGCGACGAGTAGTATCTGCACAAAACAGGCAAAGCGGCGCGGAGAGCCCTCTCTCCACGCCGCTTTGCTGTTTTTGGAACAGGAGAAGAGTGCGTCCAGCCAGGAGACCGGCCTTTTCAGCGGTCCATCTTTATTAGCGGGCCTCGCGGTCGATTCCACGTCCCGCTGGCCAGGTGCGCAGGAAAGGCCGCCCGCCGACATACACTACCCTAGAGTAGATCGAAAGAGTGGTCGAAAGAGTCTCGCAAAAGAGTCGTTCGAAAGAGTTGTTCAAGGCCGGAGGGAGTTCCCATGAAGAGATTTTGTATCGTGGCATCTTGCGTCATCCTTTTCGCCACTGCAATGCATGCGCAGCAACCGTCGGCTGCGGCCAGCCAGTCTGCGGAGGCCACTTCGCCGGCTCATCCCATCACGCTGGAACAGACGCGGGAGATCTTCAACCTTGTGGGAACGCAGACCATGCTTCGCAGTCTGGCTCATGAGGCGTTGGTGATGCAGCGTGCCAGCGCTCCGCCGTGGATTCCGGAATCCATTTGGAAAGAGCTGGAAGAGAACCTGGTGAAGATTGATTTTCCAGCCCTGCTCTATCCCACATACGCCAGGCATCTTTCCCAGGAGGACGCCACCAAGGCCATCGCATTCTATCGGACACCGGAAGGGCAGCATTTTCTTGAGGCCACGCCCGTCGTGATGACGGAGGCCGCCAGGATCGGCCAGCAGCAGGGCGCACGCGTCGCTCAGGAGGTCTTTGCCAGTCATCAGCAGGAACTGTTGGATGCAAAGGCAGCCTATGACACGCAGCGGAAGAAGGACCTGGAGGAGATGACTCACCCGGCCCCGCCGGCGACGAACGCGAAGCCGTCCGCCCAACCGCATTAGCACTGCACTGGTCATGATGCATGGCACTGGTCGTGATGGGTGCCACAGGATACCTCCCCTGCGCGGTAGTAAGCTAAAGAGAGACCTTGCAAGCTCAAAAAACAGGCACCTGCCGCCCAAAACTTTGCAGTCGATTGAGGAAAATTACACGTGTCGATTCGGAAAAGACCGCTCATTCTTACCATCCTTGACGGATGGGGCTACAGTCCAGCAACCAAAGGGAATGCCATCGCGCAGGCGCGCAAGCCAACCTATGACAAGCTGCTCACCGATTTCCCGAATACGCTGATCCAGGCGTCCGACCACTTTGTGGGCCTGCCCGATGGGCAGATGGGGAATAGCGAAGTAGGCCACCTGAACATCGGGGCCGGCCGCATTGTGCAGATGGACATTACGCGGATCGATGCGCTGATTGCGTCGGAAGAGATCTTTAGCCATCCGGCGATCGTGGCGGCGATGAAGCGCGCCCGCGAAGGGCATCAGCTTCACCTGTTCGGACTGCTCTCCGACGGGGGCGTTCATTCGCAGCAGGAGCACTTGTATGCGCTTCTGAGAGTCGCCAAGAAGCTTGGTGTGGAGAAGGTTTTTGTGCACGCCTTCCTCGATGGCCGCGATACCTCGCCGACCAGCGGAGCAGGATACATTGCAGCCCTCGAGCAGAAGATGCGCGAGTATGGTGTGGGCAAGATCGCAAGCGTCTCGGGGCGCTACTACGCCATGGACCGCGACAAGCGCTGGGAGCGGGAGTTGAAGGCCTTCGACGCGATGGTAAAGGGCAAGGCCGAGGGCGGGGAATACACCGATCCTGCAGCGCACTTGAAAGAGCTGTACAACAATGGAATTACCGACGAGTTTGTGGTTCCCTATGTCGTCGTGGACACCCACGGGCACCCCGTCGGAGTCATTCGCGATGAGGATGTCTGCATCAACTTCAATTTCCGCGCAGACCGGGCACGTCAGATTACCCGGGTGCTGGCTCGTAATAGCGGGCTGAATAAAAACGGGGGCCGCGATCTGCCCGGCGCGGAAGAACTGGACGCGACGATTCCGCGGTCGATTACGCCGAAGGATCTCTACTACCTGTGCATGACGCAATACGACAAGTTGTATGAGCTCCCCGTCGTCATCCCGCCGGAGTCCATGGAGAACATCCTGGCGAATGTGCTGGCGCAGGCGAACCTGCGGAATCTGCGCGTCGCGGAGACGGAGAAGTTCGCTCACGTCACCTACTTCTTCAACGGCGGCATTGAGACTCCATTCCCGGGAGAAGAGCGTGCCCTGATTCCGTCGCTAAAGGTGGCCACTTATGACCTCGCACCGGAGATGAAGGCAGAGGCAATCGCCGATACCGTGATCAAGGCCATCAACGACACGGCATTTGATCTGGTTGTGGTGAACTTTGCAAATGCAGACATGGTGGGACACTCGGGCAAGATCGAACCGACGATCCGCGCCATCGAGACGATTGATAGCCAGCTCGGCCGGATCTATCGGGAGCTGAAGCAGAAGGGCGGCTCCATGATCATCACTGCTGATCACGGCAACTCCGAGCAGATGATCGATCCCGTAACCGGAGGTCCGCACACAGCTCACACCACCAATCCGGTGCCGTTGATCCTGATCAGCGAAGCGGCAAAGACCATCGGTCTGCGAACGGATGGCTCTCTGCGCGACATCTCTCCGACGCTGCTGGCCATGCTCGATCTGCATCTGCCCAAGCAGATGACGGGTGGCGATCTGAGGCAGATACTGACCAAGGCGTAAGGCACCAACGTCAAAGGCCCTCATCCTGGCTGGGATGAGGGCCTCTTCTATTCGCGGATCAGAAACGAACGGTGTGGCGTGGATACCAGATAACCTGGGCTGTTGTCGCGAAGTTGTTCTGGGTGCCGGTGGAGAGAAAAGGTGCCTTCCACTGCTCGTATTGCACCGAGGCATGCACCTCTACATCCGGCTTGATGCGTTTGACCATGGCGAGCGAAACATTATTCTGCGTGGTTCCAAGTGGCACGAAATCCTTGGGCGCCTTGACCCGCCGGTAGGAGAGTTGGATGGACTCATTCGGGCTCAGATGGTAGGTGAGCCACGCCTGACCCCCTTTGGATTCGCGCCCGATCCAATCCCCGAACATCATGCCCTTGTTGGTATACCCGTGGCGCTGCACATTCTCCCAATACAGAAATTTGCCGCCGGTGGTGGACTGGCTGACAGGGTCGGTTGAGACTCCTTCCACACGCAAATCCAACTGGTGCAGACGGGGGAACTTGGCGAGATAAATTCCGGGCCGGACACCGGAGCGCCGTGGCGCGCTGATGGGGCTGACGTCGTCGTGGACTTCGGAGTCGGTGTACAGCGTCACCCAATCGCGAAGATACGGAAGCCTGTAGCTGAAGTCGAAACTACCAAAGCGCGCCCCAGGATCGTTGCGTGAATTCTTCTCCGCTACGCTTACGTTCTGGAAGCTGAAGAAGCTCTTAAAGAAACTGTGGAGAGTGATGGGAACATGTCCCTTGCCGCCCCAGATGACGGTGCGCTCAAAGCCGAATTCGAGGTTTCGCGTGGGCTTGAAGCTGATCTTCTCGGCGTGCATCCAGGGATCGTTGGGGTAGGTATGGCCCTTCAGGCTGCCGATGAGGAAGTCATAGCGAAACGGCCCCGTGATGCGCGAGAGTCCCGGAACATAGACAGGCTCGGTGCGGTTGATGCGAAATGCGTAGATGTTCTCCGCATTGTTGCTGTAAGCCATGCTGCCGCCCTGCGCAGGGCCCATCCACGCATCGCTTTTGCCAAAGGAGACCTCATTGTGCAGGATGCTCGCCGAAAGGTTCGCCTCCACGATGCGGAAGACGTTGGCATCCGCGATCGGGCCAGTGGGCAGGGTGGCCTGTGCCGGACCGAAGGGAACCTGGTCAATGGCCGAGAGCGCCTCGGATACCTGGGACGAGTAGCCAGCCGCAGAGGGAGCATGTTGATATTCCCCACGCACGTAGAGGGAGAACCGCCCCGCGGCTTCCGTCGCCGCACTGAATCCAGTGACGTTGTTCAGCCCTTCCCGATTGGGCCTGCCGTAATCGTTGATGAAGGTCTGGCCGGCGTGGAAGCTGTCGTTGAGCGGCGTGCCCGAAACGCCCTGGATCCGTGTATACACGGATTCAAGCTGCGCCCATCCCACGGTGTTGTCCGTGGCCTCCGGATCTCTCATCAGCTCGCGGCGAACGGCCGCATAGATCTCACGCGCCTCCTCGTTGTTTTCACCATCGTCGAGTTTGTCCGCGGTTTCGCGCAGGATATTCCTCGTGCTCTCCCGCGTCCACGGGCGCAGGCCGATAAAGGCCGAATCTGCATAGCCAAGAGAGAAGAGGCGAAGGACAGCAGGATAGATCCAGCTATCGACAGGGATATAAGGCGACCCCATCTGGTAAAGGTCAGGAATGGGCTCGATGGGCTGGAGTGTCTGCGAGTGGGATGGCGCCACGGGGATGTGGGATCCCAAAGGCCCTTGCGCCGCCAGCGGGACGCTCGAAGCGGTACCGGCGGACTCCTGGGAAAACATACATGCGGCGGGCAGAAAAAGAGCTCCCGCCATCAGTGGCATTGCAAAAGAAAGCAGCTTCACGCCTACCTCAGTGTTCAAGAACCCGAAAGCTCGGGAAATAAATCAAACCGTTGCACGTGGAGAACCCGCCAGAAGGGAAGGGGATTCGAAGATTCTTAGATTCAGATTCAATCCCCTTCTTGTCGTCTATATCGGCGTTTAGCGGGAAAGGCCTATCTTGGGATACCACGTAATCTGCAGGTTCCCGGATACGTCGCTCTGTTTGCCCGTATGCAGCAGCGGAATCCACCAGCGCTCATACTGCACGCTGGTATTCAATTCGATATTCCGCGACAGACGCTTAACCAGCTTCACGCTGAAGTCTGTCTGCGATCCTCCGCCCGCCCACAGACGGGTGTCGATCTTGGAGTCGCGATACTGCGCCTGCACCTGTTCCCGTGGGGAGAGCCAGTAGGTGAGCCAGCCCTGATATCCGGTGCTGTCGCGTCCGATCCAGTCGGCAACCAGAAAGCCCTTATTGGTATACCCATCTTTGTAGGCATGGTTGGTGTAGGTGATGCCGGCACTATGCGCCTGGTTCGAATAGGGAGCTTCAAAGCGGAGATCGAACCTGGGAGCGCCTGGAAGGTGCGAGATGTAAATGCCCGGTCTCCACGAAGATCGGCGGAAGTTGGCCAGCGGCGATGGGTCATCATCGCAAATGGAGTCGGTATAGATGGTCACGCTCTTGCGCAGGAATGGCAGCCGCCAGCGAAAATCAAATCCACCGCGACGGTCGCCAACGTCGTAGGCTCTCTCTCCCGCGTTCGGCTGATCGCCTACGCTGGTAAAGCTGTTCCAGAAGTTTCCAAAGGTGAGCGGGTGATACCCCTTGCCGGCAAACTCGTCTGTCCGCGAGAAGCCGAACTCAAGATCCTTGGTAGGGTGAATGCTCACCTTATTGCCAAATACCCAGGGATTGTTAGGACTGCGGTGTCCCTTGAAATCGCCGAAGAAGTTGTCGGTACGAATCGTTCCAATGATGCGCGACAAGAATGGAATGTAGAGCGGTTCGACACGATTGATGCGCAGCATATAGATGGGCTCGGCGTTGTTGCTGTACAGCATCGCACCGCCTTGAGCCGGGCCCCACCACATATCACTCTTGCCAACGGAGATTTCGGTTCCCCATACGTGATATCCGAGATAGGCGTTGAGAATGCGGAAGTTGTCACGCGTCCCCGTGGCAAAGGAGTTGGGCACACCAATGTTGGAGTCCGCGATGGAGGTCACTGACTGCACACTCAGCGGCTCGGCGGCCAGGCCGGGAGCGTGCTGATACTCGCCGCGAACATACAGGGTGAACCTGCCGGCTTCCGCCCGCGCGCTGCCGCCCAGTTGCAGGTTGAAGCCGTCCGCATAGGGCCTTCCATAGTTGTTGATGATCGTCTGCCCAAAGTGGAAGCTATCGGTCAACGGCTGGCCGCCAATCTGCAGCAGGTTGCCGTAAACCGATTCAACGTGAGCATTCACCTGGGGAGCGCGGAGGTCGGTTAGCAATTCGCTCTGCAGGGAACTGAAGAGCTCCCGCGCAACCGTGTCTTGCGGGTTGTCATCCAGCTTCGTTTCTGTGATCTCCAGCATGTGGGCCACGTTTAAACGCGTCCACGGCCGTTCTCCGAAGAATGCCGTATCGATGTATCCCAGCCCCGCAAGACGGTCCAGAGCTGGATACATCCAGCTATCCATGGGGATATAGGTCGATCCTGCAGAACTGATATGGCGAACAGGGTCGCTCGGCTTGTACACCTTGGGCAGCGGGGGATTCTCTTTCGCTCCAGCAGATTTGGGGCTGCCTGACGGTTGGGGGGTGCTTGGAGCTTCAGGGGTGACCGCCGGGCTGCTGGGGGCCGTCTGTGGGGCCGTCTGTGGGGTCGTCTCCTGCTGCTCCGTTGCCGGAGCCGGGGGAGCGCCCTCAGGTAGCTTCGGGTTCACCTCAACCTCGCCGGGATCGTCCGACCTGGGGGTGTTTTGCGTCTCACTCTGGGGCTGCGCAGCAGGAGTGCTTTGCTGAAAAGGCATCGCGGCAACCGGAGATAATTCGCTCTCAAGCGGAAGCGCCATTGCCGCCGGAACCACAGAAACACACGTCACCACAAAACTGGCCAAACAAAGAAATCTCACTTGCACCTCAAGACTGGTTCTTCTGTTTACGCCTGCTCCAATGGCAGCACGTTTTCAGCAATGAATATAGTTAAATGGTCACAGGCAGAATCGTTCAGAGGTTACTCCACGCTTACTCCAACCTACTGAAAGCGTACTCCGGGGTCAAACGATGGGCATGGGAGCCGGTCAGCTCGCGATCCCATCATCCGGGAAAAGCGCCATTGCTGTTGGACGCAGCAGATGCTTCCAACTCTGCTGTTCCACATGGCTCCCCACGCGGTCCGGCTCGATTGCCCAGACTGCTGGAGCACGGTTTACCGGATCACGGCCTCTTCAACAATTCTCTCTGAAAGTTTTCGAGAGCCGTCTGCTTTCGCCTTTCGCTGAAAAGTCCCTTGCGTGTCAGGTAGTCCTCCATCAGGCGTAGAGGATCGACCAGTGGCCAGGAGGGCCTGCAATCGATCAGCG
It encodes the following:
- a CDS encoding capsule assembly Wzi family protein, encoding MQVRFLCLASFVVTCVSVVPAAMALPLESELSPVAAMPFQQSTPAAQPQSETQNTPRSDDPGEVEVNPKLPEGAPPAPATEQQETTPQTAPQTAPSSPAVTPEAPSTPQPSGSPKSAGAKENPPLPKVYKPSDPVRHISSAGSTYIPMDSWMYPALDRLAGLGYIDTAFFGERPWTRLNVAHMLEITETKLDDNPQDTVARELFSSLQSELLTDLRAPQVNAHVESVYGNLLQIGGQPLTDSFHFGQTIINNYGRPYADGFNLQLGGSARAEAGRFTLYVRGEYQHAPGLAAEPLSVQSVTSIADSNIGVPNSFATGTRDNFRILNAYLGYHVWGTEISVGKSDMWWGPAQGGAMLYSNNAEPIYMLRINRVEPLYIPFLSRIIGTIRTDNFFGDFKGHRSPNNPWVFGNKVSIHPTKDLEFGFSRTDEFAGKGYHPLTFGNFWNSFTSVGDQPNAGERAYDVGDRRGGFDFRWRLPFLRKSVTIYTDSICDDDPSPLANFRRSSWRPGIYISHLPGAPRFDLRFEAPYSNQAHSAGITYTNHAYKDGYTNKGFLVADWIGRDSTGYQGWLTYWLSPREQVQAQYRDSKIDTRLWAGGGSQTDFSVKLVKRLSRNIELNTSVQYERWWIPLLHTGKQSDVSGNLQITWYPKIGLSR